One part of the Cystobacter ferrugineus genome encodes these proteins:
- the rpsG gene encoding 30S ribosomal protein S7 translates to MPRRRVVAKRKILPDPKFQDRLVTKFVNDLMRKGKKSIAERVCYGAFSLIEERAKEDPLKTFKKALDNVKPVLEVKSRRVGGATYQVPVEVRQDRRVALGMRWIITYAKARGEKTAMEKLAGEIMDAANNRGNAVKKREDTHKMAEANKAFAHYRW, encoded by the coding sequence ATGCCTCGTCGTCGCGTAGTAGCCAAGCGCAAGATCCTTCCCGATCCGAAGTTCCAGGACCGTCTCGTCACGAAGTTCGTGAACGACCTGATGCGCAAGGGGAAGAAGTCCATCGCCGAGCGGGTGTGCTACGGCGCCTTCAGCCTCATCGAGGAGCGTGCGAAGGAGGACCCCCTCAAGACGTTCAAGAAGGCCCTGGACAACGTCAAGCCGGTGCTCGAGGTGAAGAGCCGCCGCGTCGGTGGCGCCACCTACCAGGTGCCCGTGGAGGTCCGTCAGGATCGCCGCGTGGCGCTGGGCATGCGCTGGATCATCACCTACGCCAAGGCGCGTGGTGAGAAGACGGCCATGGAGAAGCTGGCCGGCGAGATCATGGACGCCGCCAACAACCGTGGCAACGCCGTGAAGAAGCGCGAGGACACGCACAAGATGGCCGAGGCCAACAAGGCCTTCGCCCACTACCGCTGGTAG
- the rpsJ gene encoding 30S ribosomal protein S10 translates to MATQKIRIRLKAYDSKLLDQSAGEIVETARRTGAKVAGPIPLPTRINKFTVLRSPHVDKKSREQFEIRTHKRLLDILEPTQQTLDALMKLDLSAGVDVEIKS, encoded by the coding sequence ATGGCGACACAGAAGATCCGCATCCGGCTGAAGGCCTACGACTCCAAGCTCCTGGATCAGAGCGCTGGGGAGATCGTCGAGACGGCGCGGCGCACGGGCGCCAAGGTTGCCGGTCCGATCCCCCTGCCCACGCGCATCAACAAGTTCACGGTGCTGCGGTCGCCGCACGTGGACAAGAAGAGCCGCGAGCAGTTCGAGATCCGCACGCACAAGCGCCTGCTCGATATCCTCGAGCCGACCCAGCAGACGCTGGACGCGCTGATGAAGCTGGATCTGTCGGCCGGCGTTGACGTGGAGATCAAATCCTGA
- the fusA gene encoding elongation factor G yields the protein MPREYPLERYRNIGIMAHIDAGKTTTTERILFYAGAIHKMGEVHEGTTTTDWMVQERERGITITSAAITAFWSRNEQKYRINIIDTPGHVDFTIEVERSLRVLDGAVAVFDAVNGVEPQSVTVWRQADKYKVPRICFVNKMDRVGADYEMSVGTIREKLGARPVRLQLPLGAEDKHRGVIDLVRMKALVFSDSEMGSRFDEVEIPEEFRAEADAARAELVETAAEQDDALTEKFLEGTELTEAEIRSAIRKGCLALRIFPVFCGSAFKHKGVQPLLDAVVDYLPGPLDIPPVQGKNPKGKEETRETSDKAPLSALAFKIMPDPSFPSQSLTFLRIYSGSLESGSAVWNSVKGKRERIGRLVQMRADKKDEVAECYAGDICAVVGMKLATTGDTLCDDKHPIILEQMEFPEPVIDVAIEPKSTADQEKIHTSLARLAAEDPSFRVRTNEETGQTLIAGMGELHLEIIVDRLLREHKVDANVGKPQVAYRETISRTVETEGKFMRPLGGKNQFGHVWLRVSPNKAGQGFVFENTIPPEKVTKEFVEAAKQGVQESLQSGPIAGYPLLDVKVEAYDGSMHETESSEMAFKIAGSMAFREAVRGAEPVLLEPIMDCEVVTPNDFTGDVIGDLTARRGRIQGMEPRPGGVQAILAQVPLAKMFGYSTDLRSRSQGRATYTMRFSNYAPAPKDALNR from the coding sequence ATGCCCCGCGAGTATCCCCTCGAGCGCTATCGCAACATCGGCATCATGGCGCACATCGACGCCGGCAAGACCACGACCACGGAACGGATCCTGTTCTACGCGGGCGCCATCCACAAGATGGGCGAGGTGCATGAAGGCACCACGACGACGGACTGGATGGTGCAGGAGCGCGAGCGCGGCATCACCATCACCTCGGCGGCCATCACCGCGTTCTGGAGCCGCAACGAGCAGAAGTACCGCATCAACATCATCGACACGCCGGGCCACGTGGACTTCACCATCGAGGTGGAGCGCTCGCTGCGCGTGCTGGACGGGGCGGTGGCCGTGTTCGACGCGGTCAACGGCGTCGAGCCGCAGTCGGTGACGGTGTGGCGCCAGGCGGACAAGTACAAGGTTCCGCGCATCTGCTTCGTGAACAAGATGGACCGGGTGGGGGCGGACTACGAGATGTCCGTGGGCACCATCCGCGAGAAGCTGGGCGCGCGTCCGGTGCGCCTGCAGCTGCCGCTGGGCGCCGAGGACAAGCACCGCGGCGTCATCGACCTGGTGCGCATGAAGGCGCTCGTCTTCTCCGACTCGGAGATGGGCAGCCGCTTCGACGAGGTGGAGATCCCCGAGGAGTTCCGGGCCGAGGCGGACGCGGCGCGCGCGGAGCTGGTGGAGACGGCGGCCGAGCAGGACGACGCGCTCACGGAGAAGTTCCTCGAGGGCACGGAGCTCACGGAGGCGGAGATCCGCTCGGCCATCCGCAAGGGGTGCCTGGCGCTGAGGATCTTCCCGGTGTTCTGCGGCTCGGCCTTCAAGCACAAGGGCGTGCAGCCGCTCTTGGACGCGGTGGTGGACTACCTGCCGGGCCCGCTCGACATCCCGCCCGTGCAGGGCAAGAACCCCAAGGGCAAGGAGGAGACGCGGGAGACGAGCGACAAGGCGCCCTTGAGCGCGCTGGCGTTCAAGATCATGCCGGACCCGTCGTTCCCGTCGCAGTCGCTCACCTTCTTGCGCATCTACTCGGGGAGCCTGGAGTCGGGCTCGGCGGTGTGGAACTCGGTGAAGGGCAAGCGCGAGCGCATCGGGCGGCTGGTGCAGATGCGCGCGGACAAGAAGGACGAGGTGGCCGAGTGCTACGCGGGGGACATCTGCGCGGTGGTGGGCATGAAGCTGGCCACCACGGGCGACACCCTGTGTGACGACAAGCACCCCATCATCCTCGAGCAGATGGAGTTCCCCGAGCCCGTCATCGACGTGGCCATCGAGCCCAAGTCCACGGCGGACCAGGAGAAGATCCACACGAGCCTGGCGCGTCTGGCGGCGGAGGATCCCTCGTTCCGGGTGAGGACGAACGAGGAGACGGGGCAGACGCTCATCGCGGGCATGGGCGAGCTGCACCTGGAGATCATCGTCGACCGGCTCCTGCGCGAGCACAAGGTGGACGCCAACGTGGGCAAGCCCCAGGTGGCCTACCGCGAGACGATCTCCCGGACGGTGGAGACCGAGGGCAAGTTCATGCGCCCCCTGGGCGGCAAGAACCAGTTCGGCCACGTGTGGCTGCGCGTGAGCCCGAACAAGGCGGGGCAGGGCTTCGTCTTCGAGAACACCATCCCCCCGGAGAAGGTGACGAAGGAGTTCGTGGAGGCGGCCAAACAGGGCGTGCAGGAGTCGCTGCAGAGTGGACCCATCGCGGGCTATCCGCTGCTGGACGTGAAGGTGGAGGCCTATGACGGCTCCATGCACGAGACGGAGTCGAGCGAGATGGCGTTCAAGATCGCCGGCTCGATGGCCTTCCGGGAGGCCGTGCGCGGCGCGGAGCCCGTGCTCCTCGAGCCCATCATGGACTGCGAGGTCGTCACGCCCAACGACTTCACGGGCGACGTCATCGGCGACCTGACGGCGCGGCGGGGGCGCATCCAGGGCATGGAGCCTCGGCCGGGAGGCGTGCAGGCGATCCTCGCCCAGGTGCCGCTCGCCAAGATGTTCGGCTACTCGACGGACCTGCGCAGCCGCAGCCAGGGAAGAGCGACCTACACCATGCGGTTCAGCAACTACGCGCCGGCACCGAAGGACGCGCTGAATCGCTGA
- the tuf gene encoding elongation factor Tu produces MSKEKFDRSLPHVNIGTIGHVDHGKTSLTAAITKVLAKTGGATFLAYDQIDKAPEERERGITISTAHVEYKTKNRHYAHVDCPGHADYVKNMITGAAQMDGAILVVSAADGPMPQTREHILLARQVGVPYIVVFLNKVDLLDDPELRELVEMEVRDLLKKYEFPGDTIPIVPGSAVKALEGDTSEIGEPAILKLMEAVDSYIPTPQRATDKPFLMPVEDVFSIAGRGTVATGRVERGIIKVGEEVEVVGLRATQKTVVTGVEMFRKLLDEGRAGDNIGALVRGLKREDMERGQVLAKPGSITPHTKFKAQIYVLSKEEGGRHTPFFKGYRPQFYFRTTDVTGTVKLPENVEMVMPGDNVAIEVELITPVAMEKELRFAVREGGRTVGAGVVAEIIA; encoded by the coding sequence ATGAGTAAGGAGAAGTTCGATAGAAGTTTGCCGCACGTCAACATCGGCACCATTGGCCACGTTGACCACGGCAAGACGTCCCTCACGGCGGCCATCACCAAGGTGCTGGCGAAGACGGGCGGCGCGACGTTCCTCGCGTACGACCAGATCGACAAGGCCCCCGAGGAGCGCGAGCGCGGCATCACCATCTCCACGGCGCACGTGGAGTACAAGACGAAGAACCGGCACTATGCCCACGTGGACTGCCCGGGGCACGCCGACTACGTCAAGAACATGATCACGGGCGCGGCGCAGATGGACGGCGCCATCCTGGTGGTGTCGGCGGCGGACGGCCCGATGCCCCAGACGCGCGAGCACATCCTGCTGGCGCGCCAGGTGGGCGTGCCCTACATCGTGGTCTTCCTGAACAAGGTGGACCTGCTGGACGACCCCGAGCTGCGCGAGCTCGTGGAGATGGAAGTGCGCGACCTGCTCAAGAAGTACGAGTTCCCGGGCGACACCATCCCCATCGTGCCTGGCAGCGCCGTCAAGGCGCTCGAGGGTGACACCTCGGAGATCGGCGAGCCGGCCATCCTCAAGCTGATGGAGGCGGTGGACAGCTACATCCCCACGCCCCAGCGCGCCACGGACAAGCCCTTCCTGATGCCGGTGGAGGAYGTGTTCTCCATCGCCGGCCGTGGAACGGTGGCCACCGGCCGCGTGGAGCGCGGCATCATCAAGGTGGGCGAGGAAGTGGAAGTGGTGGGTCTGCGCGCCACGCAGAAGACGGTGGTGACGGGCGTGGAGATGTTCCGCAAGCTGCTGGACGAGGGCCGGGCGGGCGACAACATCGGCGCGCTGGTGCGTGGTCTGAAGCGCGAGGACATGGAGCGTGGGCAGGTGCTGGCCAAGCCGGGCTCCATCACCCCGCACACCAAGTTCAAGGCGCARATCTACGTGCTGAGCAAGGAAGAGGGGGGTCGCCACACCCCGTTCTTCAAGGGCTACCGTCCCCAGTTCTACTTCCGCACCACGGACGTGACGGGCACGGTGAAGCTGCCGGAGAACGTGGAGATGGTGATGCCGGGCGACAACGTGGCGATCGAGGTGGAGCTGATCACCCCGGTGGCCATGGAGAAGGAGCTGCGCTTCGCAGTGCGTGAAGGTGGACGCACGGTGGGCGCCGGCGTTGTGGCCGAGATCATCGCGTAG
- the rpsL gene encoding 30S ribosomal protein S12 has product MPTISQLVRQGREKLNIKGKSPALKECPQKRGVCTRVYTTTPKKPNSALRKVARVRLTNGIEVTSYIPGVGHNLQEHSVVMIRGGRVKDLPGVRYHIIRGTLDSVGVAGRKQSRSKYGAKRPS; this is encoded by the coding sequence GTGCCAACCATCAGCCAGCTGGTCCGTCAGGGCCGCGAGAAGTTGAACATCAAGGGCAAGAGCCCCGCTCTGAAGGAGTGCCCTCAGAAGCGCGGCGTCTGCACCCGCGTGTACACCACGACGCCGAAGAAGCCGAACTCGGCCCTTCGCAAGGTGGCGCGCGTTCGTCTGACGAACGGGATCGAAGTGACGTCCTACATCCCCGGCGTGGGTCACAACCTCCAGGAGCACTCGGTGGTGATGATCCGCGGTGGCCGTGTGAAGGACCTCCCGGGCGTTCGCTACCACATCATCCGCGGCACGCTGGACTCGGTCGGCGTGGCCGGCCGCAAGCAGAGCCGTTCCAAGTACGGCGCCAAGCGTCCGAGCTGA
- the rplD gene encoding 50S ribosomal protein L4: MAKFDVVDLDLKKVSELELSDEIFGAKPNAHLFYEVAKMQQVNRRRGTVAVKNTSLVSGGGKKPWKQKGTGRARQGSIRASHWVGGGKAMGPKPRDYFYRPPKKVRRGALRAALSLRAQEKTLIILDGFKLDAAKSKQAFDVLTRRLKLAGALVIDAKDNINLHRSVRNLAKFDVLPPEGLNLESVLRHKHLVVTSAAIKAIEGALS; the protein is encoded by the coding sequence ATGGCGAAGTTCGACGTAGTCGATCTGGACTTGAAGAAGGTGTCGGAGCTCGAGCTCTCCGACGAGATTTTCGGCGCCAAGCCGAACGCGCACCTCTTCTATGAGGTGGCGAAGATGCAGCAGGTGAATCGTCGCCGCGGTACGGTGGCGGTGAAGAACACCTCGCTGGTGAGCGGTGGCGGCAAGAAGCCCTGGAAGCAGAAGGGTACCGGCCGCGCCCGCCAGGGCTCCATCCGCGCTTCCCACTGGGTGGGCGGCGGTAAGGCGATGGGACCCAAGCCTCGGGATTACTTCTACCGTCCGCCCAAGAAGGTGCGGCGCGGTGCGCTCCGGGCGGCCCTGTCGCTGCGCGCCCAGGAGAAGACGCTCATCATCCTGGATGGCTTCAAGCTGGACGCGGCGAAGAGCAAGCAGGCGTTCGATGTGCTGACCAGGCGGCTGAAGCTGGCCGGCGCGCTGGTCATCGACGCCAAGGACAACATCAACCTGCACCGCAGTGTGCGCAACCTGGCGAAGTTCGACGTGCTCCCGCCCGAGGGGCTGAACCTCGAGTCCGTCCTGCGCCACAAGCACCTGGTGGTGACTTCCGCGGCCATCAAGGCCATCGAGGGGGCGCTCTCGTGA